The Oncorhynchus mykiss isolate Arlee chromosome 28, USDA_OmykA_1.1, whole genome shotgun sequence genome includes a window with the following:
- the LOC110508779 gene encoding frizzled-8, with amino-acid sequence MMECNLLGLGWCMFFALVLHRSSCAAAKELQCQEISVPLCKGIGYNYTYMPNQFNHDTQDEAGLEVHQFWPLVEIKCSPDLKFFLCSMYTPICLEDYKKPLPPCRSVCERAKAGCAPLMRQYGFPWPDRMRCDLLPVQGNQDTLCMDYNRSTTTVSPVVAKPTHRPVKPVNPRKKNGQGRSNDPSKHKPPSSPCEPQCHCRAPMVPVSNSNPLYNRVKTGQILNCAMPCHNPYFSQDERTFTAFWIGLWSVLCFISTFATVATFLIDMDRFKYPERPIIFLSACYMFVSVGYIVRLIAGHEQVACNMEHDTEHIHYETTGPALCTIVFLLIYFFGMASSIWWVILSLTWFLAAGMKWGNEAIASYSQYFHLAAWLIPSMKSIAVLALSSVDGDPVAGICYVGNQNLDNLRGFVLAPLVIYLFIGTMFLLAGFVSLFRIRSVIKQGGTKTDKLERLMIRIGIFTVLYTVPATIIVACYFYEQHNRQTWEITHNCSCLSEHEMQKPDYAVFMLKYLMCLLVGITSGAWVWSGKTLESWRTFCTRCCWGSKATSGSMYSDVSTGLTWRSGTVSSVSCPKQMPLSRV; translated from the coding sequence ATGATGGAGTGTAACTTGCTGGGTTTGGGGTGGTGCATGTTTTTTGCACTCGTTCTACACAGGTCGAGCTGCGCCGCGGCGAAGGAGCTACAATGCCAGGAGATATCCGTGCCCTTATGCAAAGGAATCGGATACAACTACACCTACATGCCCAACCAGTTCAACCACGACACACAGGACGAGGCAGGGCTGGAGGTGCACCAGTTTTGGCCCCTGGTGGAAATCAAGTGTTCTCCGGACCTGAAGTTCTTTCTCTGTAGCATGTACACTCCTATTTGCCTGGAGGACTACAAGAAGCCCCTGCCGCCTTGTCGGAGTGTCTGTGAGAGAGCCAAGGCAGGCTGTGCGCCTCTGATGAGACAGTACGGGTTCCCGTGGCCAGACAGAATGAGATGCGATTTATTACCAGTGCAAGGTAACCAAGATACACTATGCATGGACTACAACAGAAGTACAACGACTGTTTCTCCAGTGGTTGCAAAGCCCACACATCGGCCTGTTAAACCAGTAAACCCACGAAAGAAAAATGGACAAGGCCGTTCTAACGACCCCAGTAAACACAAACCTCCGAGTTCTCCATGCGAACCCCAGTGTCACTGCCGCGCTCCCATGGTTCCAGTTAGCAACAGTAATCCTCTATATAACAGAGTTAAAACAGGACAGATACTCAACTGTGCCATGCCTTGCCACAACCCTTACTTCTCCCAAGACGAAAGGACATTTACTGCATTCTGGATAGGACTATGGTCCGTGTTATGTTTTATCTCTACTTTTGCAACAGTGGCAACTTTTTTAATCGACATGGATCGTTTCAAATACCCGGAGCGACCCATTATATTCCTCTCTGCTTGTTACATGTTTGTCTCGGTCGGCTACATTGTCAGACTAATTGCTGGACATGAACAAGTGGCTTGTAACATGGAGCATGATACCGAACACATCCACTACGAGACCACTGGGCCTGCGCTTTGTACCATTGTTTTTCTACTTATCTACTTTTTCGGCATGGCAAGTTCTATTTGGTGGGTCATTCTGTCTCTTACCTGGTTCCTGGCTGCGGGGATGAAGTGGGGGAATGAGGCCATAGCCAGTTACTCCCAGTATTTTCATTTAGCTGCCTGGCTGATACCCAGCATGAAATCAATAGCTGTGTTGGCGTTGAGTTCAGTGGATGGTGACCCTGTGGCAGGAATATGCTACGTTGGCAATCAGAATTTGGATAATCTCCGGGGCTTTGTTTTGGCGCCTTTGGTTATCTATCTTTTCATTGGAACTATGTTCCTCCTGGCTGGGTTTGTGTCACTGTTCCGGATCCGGAGTGTTATAAAGCAAGGAGGGACGAAAACCGACAAGTTGGAGAGACTGATGATCAGGATCGGTATTTTTACAGTGCTTTACACTGTCCCAGCCACGATTATAGTAGCATGTTACTTCTATGAGCAGCACAACAGACAGACTTGGGAAATAACCCACAACTGTTCATGCTTGTCGGAGCATGAAATGCAGAAGCCGGACTATGCTGTGTTCATGCTGAAATATTTAATGTGCCTTTTAGTTGGCATCACGTCCGGCGCGTGGGTCTGGTCGGGGAAAACTCTAGAATCCTGGAGGACTTTTTGTACCCGCTGCTGCTGGGGCAGCAAGGCCACGAGCGGGTCAATGTACAGTGACGTTAGCACGGGATTGACGTGGAGGTCCGGTACTGTGAGCTCTGTCTCTTGTCCCAAACAGATGCCATTGTCACGGGTTTGA
- the LOC110508780 gene encoding gap junction delta-4 protein, producing MEKTGLMEILFITFNHNVTFLGKTWLILMVVLRLLILLFSGYPLFRDEQEHFVCNTIQPGCTNVCFDSFAPLSLFRFWLFQLIMLCLPHLMFISYIIHKVLSTLRIRGNYFSGSRIQTGAGTLCTPLHALPKGTPNFVSAYLLDVILRILLEAAFSAGQYYLYGFSVPRSFQCYEFPCTSMVECYISSPTEKTIMLNFMLAAASLSLLLNLADLVCSVQWMVTQRTRRKGRRLMKGGVGEDMEVLYNQNHKTPKTVKRGQSHMDKPTSNCNPNGDLSHRRVRINDETRVRVAAQPLQGSRLPRRDAKIEPPFHPIPMGAPWSGHFVHPNHISRSSSVPLSQQLERDPVVVSRQFTPSQMYSGRRHGQSTMVDATLLEQHHDSAESRDRLLDDVNLQEVRGSSSSSSDSSSSSDAQ from the exons ATGGAGAAGACGGGCCTAATGGAAATACTCTTCATTACTTTCAATCACAACGTCACTTTTCTGG GGAAGACATGGTTGATCTTGATGGTGGTCCTGAGGTTACTCATCCTCCTGTTCTCTGGCTATCCCCTCTTCCGGGACGAGCAGGAGCACTTTGTGTGCAACACCATCCAGCCGGGCTGCACCAACGTCTGCTTCGACAGTTttgctcccctctccctcttccgctTCTGGCTGTTCCAACTGATCAtgctctgtctccctcacctGATGTTCATCTCTTATATCATCCACAAAGTATTGTCAACTCTCCGTATCAGAGGGAACTATTTCTCTGGGAGCAGAATTCAGACCGGAGCAGGCACTCTGTGCACCCCTCTACACGCTCTACCAAAAGGAACACCTAACTTTGTAAGTGCCTATCTTCTGGATGTGATACTGCGGATTCTGCTGGAGGCAGCGTTCAGTGCCGGCCAGTACTACCTCTATGGCTTCTCTGTCCCCAGGAGCTTCCAGTGTTATGAATTTCCCTGTACGTCCATGGTGGAGTGCTACATTTCCAGCCCCACAGAGAAGACCATCATGCTCAACTTCATGCTGGCGGCTGCCTCCCTGTCTCTGCTATTGAACTTGGCAGATCTTGTGTGCTCTGTGCAATGGATGGTGACACAGAGGACCAGGAGAAAGGGCAGACGGTTGATGAAAGGTGGGGTTGGggaggacatggaagtcctgtacAACCAGAACCACAAGACCCCCAAAACTGTCAAGAGAGGACAAAGTCACATGGACAAACCAACCTCTAACTGTAACCCAAACGGTGACCTTTCACACAGAAGAGTCAGAATAAATGATGAGACTCGCGTTAGGGTGGCTGCCCAACCACTGCAGGGGAGCAGGCTGCCGCGGAGGGATGCAAAGATTGAACCGCCATTTCACCCCATTCCTATGGGGGCTCCATGGAGCGGGCACTTCGTTCATCCCAACCACATCTCCCGTTCAtcttccgtccctctctcccagcAGTTAGAGAGAGACCCAGTAGTAGTGTCACGCCAATTTACACCCTCACAAATGTACAGTGGTCGGAGGCATGGCCAGTCCACCATGGTAGACGCAACACTCCTGGAGCAGCATCATGATAGTGCAGAATCCCGTGATAGGCTCCTAGACGACGTCAACCTGCAGGAAGTAAGGGGCTCCTCAAGCTCTTCCAGTGATTCTTCTTCCTCATCAGATGCTCAGTAA